A DNA window from Vigna unguiculata cultivar IT97K-499-35 chromosome 10, ASM411807v1, whole genome shotgun sequence contains the following coding sequences:
- the LOC114165137 gene encoding probable aquaporin PIP1-4: MEGKEEDVRVGANRYGERQPIGTSAQVQDAKDYREPPSAPLFEPGELSSWSFYRAGIAEFVATFLFLYITILTVMGVAKSDTKCSTVGIQGIAWAFGGMIFALVYCTAGISGGHINPAVTFGLFLARKLSLTRAIFYIIMQCLGAICGAGVVKGFQPNLYERLGGGANSIALGYSKRSGLGAEILGTFVLVYTVFSATDAKRNARDSHVPILAPLPIGFAVFLVHLATIPVTGTGINPARSLGAALVYNKDTIWDEHWIFWVGPFIGAALAALYHQVVIRAIPFSSK, translated from the exons ATGGAGGGAAAAGAAGAGGATGTGAGAGTTGGAGCAAACAGATATGGGGAGAGGCAACCGATAGGAACTTCTGCACAGGTGCAAGATGCCAAAGACTACAGAGAGCCACCCTCTGCGCCTCTCTTTGAGCCTGGAGAGTTGTCATCCTGGTCTTTCTATAGGGCTGGCATAGCAGAGTTTGTCGCCACCTTCTTGTTCCTTTACATTACAATCTTAACTGTCATGGGCGTAGCCAAATCCGACACCAAATGCTCCACTGTGGGGATCCAAGGCATTGCTTGGGCTTTTGGGGGGATGATCTTTGCTCTTGTTTACTGCACTGCCGGTATCTCAG GGGGTCATATTAACCCAGCAGTGACATTTGGGCTGTTCTTGGCACGCAAACTCTCTCTGACAAGAGcgatattttacataattatgcAGTGCCTGGGAGCTATCTGCGGGGCAGGTGTAGTTAAGGGTTTTCAGCCAAACCTGTACGAGAGGCTGGGTGGTGGTGCCAATTCAATCGCTCTAGGCTACAGCAAAAGGTCTGGCCTGGGAGCAGAGATTCTTGGTACATTTGTGCTTGTTTACACTGTCTTCTCTGCCACCGATGCAAAGAGAAATGCTAGAGACTCCCATGTTCCA ATATTGGCACCGTTGCCTATTGGTTTTGCTGTCTTTCTGGTGCACTTGGCTACAATTCCTGTTACAGGGACTGGCATCAACCCTGCTAGAAGTCTTGGTGCAGCCCTTGTATACAACAAGGACACAATTTGGGATGAACAT TGGATTTTTTGGGTTGGGCCTTTCATTGGAGCAGCACTTGCAGCTTTGTACCATCAGGTAGTGATCAGGGCCATTCCCTTCTCGTCCAAGTGA